The following proteins are co-located in the Tenrec ecaudatus isolate mTenEca1 chromosome 11, mTenEca1.hap1, whole genome shotgun sequence genome:
- the KCTD12 gene encoding BTB/POZ domain-containing protein KCTD12 translates to MALADSTRGLPNGGGGGGGSGSSSSSAEPGLFPDIVELNVGGQVYVTRRCTVVAVPDSLLWRMFTQQQPQELARDSKGRFFLDRDGFLFRYILDYLRDLQLVLPDYFPERSRLQREAEYFELPELVRRLGAPQQPGPGPPHARRGVLKEGSLGDELLQLGYGEPEPQEGASAGAPSPTLELASRSPSGGAAGPLLTPSQSLDGSRRSGYITIGYRGSYTIGRDAQADAKFRRVARITVCGKTSLAKEVFGDTLNESRDPDRPPERYTSRYYLKFNFLEQAFDKLSESGFHMVACSSTGTCAFAGSADQSEDKIWTSYTEYVFCRE, encoded by the coding sequence ATGGCCCTGGCGGACAGCACACGTGGATTACCCAatgggggcggcggcggcggcggcagcggctccTCGTCCTCCTCTGCCGAGCCGGGGCTCTTCCCGGACATCGTGGAGCTGAACGTGGGCGGCCAGGTGTATGTGACCCGGCGCTGCACGGTGGTAGCCGTGCCCGACTCGCTGCTCTGGCGCATGTTCACGCAGCAGCAGCCGCAGGAGCTGGCCCGGGACAGCAAAGGCCGCTTCTTTTTGGATCGGGACGGCTTCCTCTTCCGCTACATCCTGGATTACCTGCGGGATTTGCAGCTCGTGCTGCCCGACTACTTCCCCGAGCGCAGCCGGCTGCAGCGCGAGGCCGAGTACTTCGAGTTGCCGGAGCTCGTGCGGcgcctcggggcgccccagcagccCGGCCCTGGGCCGCCGCACGCGCGGCGCGGGGTCCTTAAGGAGGGCTCGCTGGGCGATGAGCTGCTGCAGCTGGGCTACGGGGAGCCGGAGCCCCAGGAGGGCGCCTCGGCCGGGGCGCCGTCGCCCACGCTGGAGCTGGCCAGCCGCAGCCCGTCCGGGGGCGCGGCGGGCCCTCTGCTCACGCCGTCCCAGTCGCTGGACGGCAGCCGGCGCTCGGGCTACATCACCATCGGCTACCGCGGCTCCTACACCATCGGGCGGGACGCGCAGGCGGACGCCAAGTTCCGGCGGGTGGCCCGCATCACGGTGTGCGGCAAGACGTCGCTGGCCAAGGAGGTGTTCGGGGACACCCTAAACGAGAGCCGGGACCCCGACCGGCCCCCGGAGCGCTACACCTCGCGCTATTACCTCAAGTTCAACTTCCTGGAGCAGGCCTTTGACAAGCTGTCCGAGTCGGGCTTCCACATGGTGGCGTGCAGCTCCACCGGCACTTGCGCCTTCGCCGGCAGCGCGGACCAGAGCGAGGACAAGATCTGGACCAGCTACACCGAGTACGTCTTCTGCAgggagtga